A single window of Mustela erminea isolate mMusErm1 chromosome 4, mMusErm1.Pri, whole genome shotgun sequence DNA harbors:
- the BCLAF1 gene encoding bcl-2-associated transcription factor 1 isoform X4, protein MGRSNSRSHSSRSKSRSQSSSRSRSRSHSRKKRYRSRSRTYSRSRSRDRIYSRDYRRDYRNNRGMRRPYGYRGRGRGYYQGGGGRYHRGGYRPVWNRRHSRSPRRGRSRSRSPKRRSVSSQRSRSRSRRSYRSSRSPRSSSSRSSSPYSKSPVSKRRGSQEKQTKKAEGEPQEESPLKSKSQEEPKDTFEHDPSESIDEFNKSSATSGDIWPGLSAYDNSPRSPHSPSPIATPPSQSSSCSDAPMLSTVHSAKNTPSQHSHSIQHSPERSGSGSVGNGSSRYSPSQNSPIHHIPSRRSPAKTITPQNAPRDETRGRSSFYPDGGDQETAKTGKFLKRFTDEESRVFLLDRGNTRDKEAPKEKGSEKGRAEGEWEDQEALDYFSDKESGKQKFNDSEGDDTEETEDYRQFRKSVLADQGKNFATTSHRNTEEEGPKYKSKVSLKGNRESDGFREEKNYKLKETGYVVERPSTAKDKHKEDDKSSERITVKKETQSPEQVKSEKLKDLFDYSPPLHKNLDAREKSTFREESPLRIKMIASDSHRPEVKLKMAPVPLDDSNRPASLTKDRLLASTLVHSVKKEQEFRSIFDHIKLPQASKSTSESFIQHIVSLVHHVKEQYFKSAAVTLNERFTSYQKATEEHSTRQKSPEIHRRIDISPSALRKHTRLAGEERVFKEENQKGDKKLRCDSADLRHDIDRRRKERSKERGDSKGSRESSGSRKQEKTPKDYKEYKSYKDDSKHKSREQDHSRSSSSSASPSSPSSREEKESKKEREEEFKTHHELKEYSGFGGVSRPRGTFHDDRDDGVDYWAKRGRGRGTFQRGRGRFNFKKSGSSPKWTHDKYQGDGIVEDEEETMENNEEKKDRRKEEKE, encoded by the exons GTCTCGTTCCAGGACATATTCAAGATCTCGTAGTAGAGATCGTATTTATTCTAGAGATTATCGCCGAGATTACAGAAATAATAGAGGAATGAGACGACCTTATGGgtacagaggaaggggcagagggtattatcaaggaggaggagggagatatCATCGAGGTGGTTATAGACCTGTCTGGAATAGAAGACACTCTAGGAGTCCTAGACGAGGTCGTTCACGTTCCAGGAGTCCAAAAAGAAGATCCGTTTCTTCTCAAAGATCCCGAAGCAGATCTCGCCGGTCATATAGATCTTCTAGGTCTCCAAGATCATCCTCTTCTCGTTCTTCATCCCCATATAGCAAATCTCCTGTCTCTAAAAGACGAGGGTctcaggaaaaacaaaccaaaaaagctgAAGGGGAGCCCCAAGAAGAGAGTCCTTTGAAAAGTAAATCGCAAGAGGAGCCGAAAGATACATTTGAACATGACCCATCTGAATCTATTGATGAGTTTAACAAATCATCAGCCACATCGGGTGATATTTGGCCTGGCCTTTCAGCTTATGATAATAGTCCCAGATCACCTCATAGTCCTTCACCGATTGCTACACCACCTAGTCAGAGTTCATCTTGCTCTGATGCGCCCATGCTTAGTACAGTCCACTCTGCAAAAAACACCCCCTCTCAGCATTCACATTCCATTCAGCATAGTCCTGAAAGGTCTGGGTCTGGTTCTGTTGGAAATGGATCTAGTCGATACAGTCCTTCTCAGAATAGTCCAATTCATCATATCCCTTCACGGAGAAGCCCTGCAAAGACAATCACACCACAGAATGCTCCAAGAGATGAGACTAGGGGACGTTCTTCATTTTATCCTGATGGTGGAGATCAGGAAACTGCAAAGACaggaaaattcttaaaaag GTTCACAGATGAAGAGTCTAGAGTATTCCTGCTTGATAGGGGTAATACCAGGGATAAAGAGGCTCCAAAggagaaaggatcagagaaagggagggcagagggagaatgggaAGATCAGGAAGCGCTGGATTACTTTAGTGATAAAGAGTCtggaaaacaaaagtttaatgatTCAGAAGGGGATGATACAGAGGAGACAGAGGATTATAGACAGTTCAGGAAGTCAGTTCTTGCAGATCAGGGTAAAAATTTTGCTACTACATCTCACCGGAATACTGAGGAGGAAGGACCCAAGTACAAGTCCAAAGTTTCACTGAAAGGCAACAGAGAAAGTGATggatttagagaagaaaaaaattacaaacttaaAGAGACTGGCTACGTAGTGGAAAGGCCTAGCACTGCAAAAGATAAGCACAAGGAAGACGACAAAAGTTCTGAGAGAATAAcagtaaagaaagaaactcaGTCACCTGAGCAGGTAAAGTCTGAAAAGCTCAAAGACCTCTTTGATTACAGTCCCCCTCTACACAAGAATCTGGATGCACGAGAAAAGTCTACTTTCAGAGAGGAGAGCCCACTTAGGATCAAAATGATAGCCAGCGATTCTCATCGTCCTGAAGTCAAACTCAAAATGGCACCTGTTCCTCTTGATGATTCTAACAG ACCTGCTTCCTTGACTAAAGACAGGCTACTTGCTAGTACACTTGTCCATTCTgtcaagaaagaacaagaattcCGATCCATCTTTGACCACATTAAGTTGCCACAGGCCAGCAAAAGCACTTCAGAGTCTTTTATTCAACACATTGTGTCCTTGGTTCATCATGTTAAAG AGCAATACTTCAAATCAGCTGCAGTGACCCTAAACGAGAGGTTCACCTCGTATCAGAAAGCCACCGAAGAACATAGTACCAGGCAAAAGAGCCCTGAGATACACAG GAGAATTGACATCTCTCCAAGTGCCCTGAGGAAGCACACTCGTttagcaggggaagagagagtttttaaagaagaaaatcaaaag GGAGATAAAAAATTAAGGTGTGATTCTGCTGATCTTCGGCATGACATTGATCGtcggagaaaagaaagaagtaaagaacgGGGGGATTCCAAGGGCTCCAGGGAATCCAGTGgatcaagaaagcaggaaaaaactcCAAAAGATTACAAGGAATACAAATCTTACAAAGATGACAG TAAACATAAAAGTAGAGAGCAAGATCATTCTCGATCTTCATCATCCTCAGCATCACCTTCTTCTCCCAGTTCTcgagaagaaaaggagagtaagaaggaaagagaagaagaatttaaaactCACCATGAACTGAAAGAATACTCTGGCTTTGGAGGAGTTAGCCGACCACGAGGAACCTTT CATGATGACAGAGATGATGGTGTGGATTATTGGGCCAAAAGAGGAAGAGGTCGTGGTACTTTTCAACGTGGCAGAGGGCGCTTTAACTTCAAAAAATCAGGTAGCAGTCCAAAATGGACTCATGACAAATACCAAGGGGATGGAATTGttgaagatgaagaagagacCATGGAAAATAACGAAGAAAAGAAGGACAGACGCAAAGAAGAAAAG GAGTAA